The Impatiens glandulifera chromosome 3, dImpGla2.1, whole genome shotgun sequence genome contains a region encoding:
- the LOC124931113 gene encoding indole-3-pyruvate monooxygenase YUCCA6-like — MDYLKEMEGKSVHDPLIHVYVSGPVIIGAGPSGLATAACLKQRGVPSIVLERSECIASLWQLKAYDRLRLHLPKHFCQLPMMPFPDDFPMYPSKGQFVEYLEGYAKRFGIRPEFGQSVVSAEFDKSVGFWRVRTRGGENREYVCRWLVAATGENAEAVLPEIDGMEEFGGPIMHTSTYKRGDLFAEKKVLVVGCGNSGMEVCMDLCNHNAKPTLVVRDKVHVLPREMLGTSTFGLSMWLLKWLPVRLVDRLLLVVSRFMLGDTATLGLNRPRVGPIELKNLSGKTPVLDVGTLAKIKSGDIKVYPSIRSLSTLSAEFIDGRKENFDAIILATGYKSNVPSWLNEEEMFSEKDGLPRKPFPNGWKGENGLYAVGFTKRGLLGASMDANKIAEDIERCWRTKFNQVLSAAFIMNPLG; from the exons ATGGATTATTTAAAAGAGATGGAAGGAAAATCAGTTCATGATCCTCTTATCCACGTCTACGTCTCAGGACCGGTGATCATCGGAGCCGGACCGTCCGGTTTAGCGACGGCAGCTTGTTTGAAACAGAGAGGCGTACCCAGCATCGTTCTTGAGAGATCTGAATGCATAGCCTCGTTGTGGCAACTGAAAGCATACGATAGGCTTCGTCTTCATTTACCAAAACACTTCTGTCAACTACCCATGATGCCTTTTCCCGATGATTTCCCTATGTATCCTTCTAAGGGACAATTTGTTGAGTATTTAGAAGGTTATGCTAAGAGGTTTGGGATCCGACCGGAGTTTGGTCAGTCGGTGGTGTCAGCTGAGTTTGATAAGAGCGTTGGGTTTTGGCGAGTTAGGACCAGGGGAGGAGAGAATAGAGAATATGTATGTCGGTGGTTGGTGGCGGCGACGGGAGAGAATGCGGAGGCGGTGCTGCCGGAGATCGATGGAATGGAGGAATTTGGAGGACCCATTATGCATACAAGCACTTATAAGAGAGGAGATTTATTTGCAGAGAAAAAAGTATTAGTCGTTGGATGTGGGAATTCGGGAATGGAAGTTTGTATGGATCTCTGTAATCATAACGCAAAACCTACTCTTGTGGTTAGAGACAAG GTACATGTTTTACCACGAGAGATGTTGGGAACTTCGACTTTCGGTTTGTCGATGTGGCTGCTAAAGTGGTTGCCGGTGCGCCTTGTGGACCGGCTACTCTTGGTGGTGTCGAGGTTCATGTTGGGAGACACCGCGACCCTTGGACTAAACCGCCCTCGAGTAGGCCCCATCGAGCTAAAGAATTTGTCCGGAAAGACCCCAGTGTTGGATGTTGGAACACTTGCAAAAATCAAAAGTGGTGACATTAAG GTATATCCATCCATACGCAGTTTGAGTACCCTTTCAGCCGAATTCATTGACGGGCGAAAGGAGAATTTCGATGCCATTATATTGGCAACAGGATACAAAAGCAATGTACCATCTTGGCTAAAT GAGGAAGAGATGTTCTCAGAGAAAGATGGGTTGCCAAGAAAACCTTTTCCAAATGGATGGAAAGGTGAGAATGGATTATACGCAGTCGGTTTTACCAAGCGTGGATTGCTCGGAGCTTCAATGGATGCCAACAAGATCGCAGAAGATATTGAAAGGTGCTGGAGAACCAAATTCAATCAGGTCCTCTCTGCAGCCTTCATTATGAACCCTTTaggttga